A single Fundulus heteroclitus isolate FHET01 chromosome 4, MU-UCD_Fhet_4.1, whole genome shotgun sequence DNA region contains:
- the nod2 gene encoding nucleotide-binding oligomerization domain-containing protein 2, whose translation MLAQEVLVRRRAEILNALCSSGSAEHLERVADMLLAQGELGWEDYQNVLVPGRTLYSNARQLLDLLYTKGTDSCELFFRAVEQVLPEVQGAVFYSSENPSGSDGRVKPQGTSTEALLTRRPSLISKLQGCIDGVLGALVESGHFSSTDCDGVQLPIHTPSQQARRLLDHVRSKGESAASVVLQYIQQEQECVLTPEQRRPTLTKEFVKYQKKLSSSVSAQSRFLSTYGGTSHMPLDDIYTDVQLELPNSSADINKSMGFEDIVGPVGTLNEDADTVLVSGEAGSGKSIWLQRLHLHWTRGAAVQDFLLLFPFSCRRLNSEHRDLSVQELLFQHCCWPDREQEEIFQFILDHPHLVLLTFDGLDELKQSFSDEHRICCPNQRAPVHVLLFNLIQGSLMKGVRKIVTSRPEAVGPALKKHLSKEVHLKGFSPSGIDCFVRKHHSDPNEAAKVLESLHADTALLGLCHSPVLCWIVSQCHKELLGCGEGSPQTVTDVYLVILQHFFQHHNTLKSGIGVSWLQQNLETVLHLGKLAFEGISNSNYIFSVTDLETCGVTESDICIGFLIQSKDMSLAHSICYEFLHITMQCFFAAMSVILSSNAGRPAILKLFEPQETKKSLNNACFRGCLSSSNTQQISEEHPTTGEKTNLQITATFVSGLLSQRYQKLWLHCSSSVLVEKKAKQVARYLSKGMQQHFRSIPQPVQGEKKSMHAMPEFVWLIKCIYEMQESRIAKDAMSKLEVGHLKLTYCNIGPVECTALAYVLQHLKSPVGLQLDNNSVGDVGVEQLLPCMHICNSLYLRNNNITDEGIRKLIDKVIHLDSFQKIALFNNRLTDACTQHFSYLLKTRQNFLSLRLGNNNITAEGAKQLAEGLKCNNSLQYLGLWGNRIGDEGAEALAKALQNSKSIVWLSLVGNGVGSTGACALSNIIRNSPSLEDLWLTENCITRTGVESLIQALKHNDRVKSVWLKNNDLSSAEVEEMQQMESRLVF comes from the exons ATGCTTGCCCAGGAGGTTTTGGTGAGGCGACGCGCTGAAATTCTCAACGCCCTCTGCAGCAGCGGGTCGGCCGAGCACCTTGAACGAGTCGCGGATATGCTGCTTGCACAAGGGGAGCTTGGCTGGGAGGACTACCAGAACGTACTGGTACCAGGAAGGACCCTGTACAGCAACGCAAGGCAACTGCTCGATCTACTTTACACAAAGGGCACGGACAGCTGTGAGCTCTTCTTCAGAGCTGTCGAACAGGTCTTGCCAGAAGTGCAGGGAGCTGTTTTCTACTCTTCAGAAAACCCTTCGGGTTCAGATGGCAGAGTGAAACCCCAGGGAACGTCCACTGAGGCCCTCTTGACTCGCAGGCCGAGCCTCATCTCCAAGCTCCAAGGCTGCATCGATGGTGTCTTGGGAGCTCTTGTTGAATCGGGTCACTTTTCCTCCACAGATTGTGATGGAGTACAGCTGCCCATTCACACTCCCTCCCAGCAG GCACGGCGGCTACTTGATCATGTCAGATCCAAAGGAGAGTCGGCAGCATCAGTTGTCCTGCAGTACATTCAGCAAGAACAGGAATGTGTGTTGACGCCGGAGCAGAGAAGGCCGACCCTGACTAAAG AGTTTGTAAAGTACCAGAAGAAACTGAGCAGCTCGGTGTCAGCGCAATCCCGCTTTCTCAGTACTTATGGAGGGACCAGCCACATGCCGTTAGATGACATCTACACTGACGTCCAGCTGGAGCTACCCAACAGCAGTGCTGACATCAACAAATCCATGGGCTTTGAGGACATAGTTGGCCCTGTCGGAACGTTGAATGAGGATGCAGACACAGTGCTGGTATCCGGGGAGGCGGGTAGCGGAAAGAGCATCTGGCTCCAGAGGCTGCACCTTCACTGGACGCGGGGGGCCGCCGTTCAGGACTTTCTCCTTCTGTTTCCATTCAGCTGTCGCAGATTGAACTCAGAGCACAGGGATCTGTCGGTACAAGAGCTGCTGTTTCAGCACTGCTGCTGGCCAGACAGGGAGCAGGAGGAGATCTTCCAGTTCATTTTGGACCACCCTCATCTTGTCCTCCTCACCTTCGATGGTCTGGATGAGCTCAAGCAGAGCTTTTCGGATGAACATAGGATATGCTGCCCCAACCAACGTGCACCTGTTCATGTACTATTGTTTAACTTAATCCAGGGTTCTCTAATGAAAGGGGTGCGGAAAATTGTTACCAGTCGCCCAGAGGCAGTGGGGCCTGCTTTGAAGAAGCACTTATCCAAAGAGGTGCATCTGAAAGGCTTTTCCCCATCTGGCATTGACTGCTTTGTGAGAAAACATCACAGTGATCCAAATGAGGCTGCTAAGGTCTTAGAGTCGCTACACGCAGACACAGCTTTACTTGGACTGTGCCACAGTCCAGTTCTCTGCTGGATAGTCTCACAGTGCCACAAGGAGCTGCTTGGATGTGGAGAAGGAAGCCCGCAAACAGTCACTGACGTTTACCTGGTGATCCTACAACACTTCTTCCAGCACCACAACACCTTAAAGAGTGGCATAGGGGTAAGctggctgcagcagaacctcgAGACAGTCTTGCATCTTGGGAAGCTTGCCTTTGAGGGAATATCAAACTCTAATTATATCTTTTCAGTTACAGACCTGGAGACATGCGGTGTAACTGAATCAGATATCTGCATTGGCTTTCTCATTCAGAGCAAAGACATGTCCCTGGCTCACAGTATATGCTATGAATTCCTTCACATCACAATGCAATGCTTCTTTGCTGCTATGTCTGTCATTTTGTCAAGTAACGCTGGTCGCCCAGCTATCCTTAAGCTCTTTGAGCCGCAGGAAACGAAGAAGAGTCTCAACAATGCATGCTTCAGAGGCTGTCTGTCTTCAAGTAATACACAGCAGATTTCGGAGGAGCATCCTACcacaggagaaaaaacaaatctgcaaaTTACAGCCACCTTTGTGTCTGGACTACTGTCCCAGCGCTATCAAAAGCTCTGGCTCCACTGCAGCTCCAGTGTTTTGGTGGAGAAGAAGGCCAAACAAGTAGCACGATATCTTTCTAAAGGCATGCAACAACATTTCAGGTCAATCCCTCAACCTGTGCAGGGAGAAAAGAAGAGTATGCATGCAATGCCAGAATTTGTCTGGCTCATCAAGTGCATCTATGAGATGCAGGAGAGCAGGATAGCTAAAGATGCCATGAGTAAGTTGGAGGTTGGCCACTTGAAACTGACATACTGTAACATCGGCCCCGTGGAGTGCACCGCGCTCGCTTACGTGCTCCAACACCTAAAGAGCCCTGTAGGCCTCCAGCTGGACAACAACTCTGTAGGTGACGTTGGAGTGGAGCAGCTTCTTCCCTGCATGCACATTTGTAACTCTCTGTA cctCAGAAATAATAACATTACAGATGAGGGCATCCGCAAACTGATTGACAAAGTCATCCACCTCGACAGCTTCCAGAAAATTGC CCTCTTCAACAACAGGCTAACTGACGCCTGCACGCAGCATTTTTCGTACCTGCTAAAGACCAGACAAAATTTCTTGTCGTTAAG GCTGGGTAACAACAACATTACAGCAGAAGGAGCAAAGCAGCTGGCAGAGGGGCTGAAATGCAATAATTCATTGCAGTATTTAGG GCTATGGGGTAACAGGATTGGTGATGAAGGAGCAGAGGCccttgcaaaagctttacaaaacAGCAAATCCATTGTTTGGCTCAG CCTTGTAGGCAATGGTGTAGGAAGTACAGGGGCCTGTGCCCTCTCTAACATCATCAGGAACAGCCCATCGCTGGAGGACCTTTG gTTGACTGAGAACTGCATAACCAGAACAGGAGTGGAGTCTCTGATTCAAGCGTTAAAACACAATGACCGTGTCAAGTCAGTATG GTTGAAAAACAATGACCTTAGCTCAGCAGAGGTTGAAGAAATGCAGCAGATGGAATCAAGACTCGTTTTCTGA